A stretch of the Macaca mulatta isolate MMU2019108-1 chromosome 14, T2T-MMU8v2.0, whole genome shotgun sequence genome encodes the following:
- the OR5AN1 gene encoding olfactory receptor 5AN1 (The RefSeq protein has 1 substitution compared to this genomic sequence), translated as MTRGGNITEITYFVLLGFSDFPRIITVLFTIFLVIYITSLAWNLSLIVLIRMDSHLHTPMYFFLSNLSFIDVCYISSTVPKMLSNFSQEEQTITFVGCIIQYFIFSTMGLSESCLMTAMAYDRYAAICNPLLYSSIMSPTLCVWMVLGAYMTGLTASLSQIGALLQLHFCGSNVIRHFFCDMPQLLILSCTDTFFVQVMTAVLTMFFGIASALVIMISYGYIGISIMKITSAKGRSKAFNTCASHLTAVSLFYSSGIFVYLSSSSGGSSSFDRFASVFYTVVIPMLNPLIYSLRNKEIKDALKRLQKRRCC; from the coding sequence ATGACTAGGGGAGGAAATATTACAGAAATCACATATTTCGTCCTGCTGGGATTCTCAGATTTTCCCAGGATCATAACAGTGCTCTTCACTACATTCCTGGTGATCTACATTACATCTCTGGCCTGGAACCTGTCCCTCATTGTTTTAATAAGGATGGATTCCCACCTCCATACACCCATGTATTTCTTCCTCAGTAACCTGTCCTTCATAGATGTCTGCTATATCAGCTCCACAGTTCCCAAGATGCTCTCCAACTTCTCACAGGAAGAGCAAACTATCACTTTTGTTGGTTGTATTATTCAGTACTTTATCTTTTCAACAATGGGACTGAGTGAGTCTTGTCTCATGACGGCCATGGCTTATGATCGTTATGCCGCCATTTGTAATCCCCTGCTCTATTCATCCATCATGTCACCCACCCTCTGTGTTTGGATGGTACTGGGAGCCTACATGACTGGCCTCACCGCTTCTTTATCCCAAATTGGTGCTTTGCTTCAACTCCACTTCTGTGGGTCTAATGTTATCAGACATTTCTTCTGTGATATGCCCCAACTGTTAATCTTGTCCTGTACTGACACTTTCTTTGTACAGGTCATGACTGCTGTATTAACCATGTTCTTTGGGATAGCAAGTGCCCTAGTTATCATGATCTCCTATGGCTATATTGGCATCTCCATCATGAAGATCACTTCAGCTAAAGGCAGGTCCAAGGCATTCAACACCTGTGCTTCTCATCTAACAGCTGTTTCCCTCTTCTATTCATCAGGAATCTTTGTCTATTTGAGTTCCAGCTCTGGAGGTTCTTCCAGCTTTGACAGATTTGCATCAGTTTTCTACACCGTGGTCATTCCCATGTTAAATCCCTTGATTTACAGTTTGAGgaacaaagaaattaaagatgccTTGAAGAGGTTGCAAAAGAGAAGGTGCTGCTGA